The sequence ACCTGCTTCTGGTAAAAATTTATTTCCCGGAAGGTAGAAAGCACCCCATCCAATAACAGACCCTACCACCAATGAGATAACATCTAATTTCGATAAAGTCTGCCTAGCGTTAGTCAAAATTATACCCCGTTACAATCGGTGTCCGATTAGTTGTCATGTCTCTGAAATATTCATAGTAACTCAAAGCTAGGAAAGAACCTTGAATGTTGATGATATTTTCAAAACCATATCCTTTCAAAGCACGGATAGCATAGTAACTATTCCAAGAAGTCCGACAATGGATATAAACAGGTCTATCTTTTGGAATCTCATCTACGCGTTCACGAATTTCATCCAAAGGAATGTTGATTGCTCCAATAACATGAGACTTGTTAAAAGCCTCTCTTCCACGAACATCCAGAATAAATGCCCCCTCATCTACTAGCTGACGCACACTTGTAACCGGTACTTGTTTGTAATCTCCATTGAGGTAATTCAGACCGACTATCCCAGCGAAATTGACTACATCTTTCGCAGTTGAAAATGCAGGAGCATAGCATAATTCTAGGTCTTTCAAATCTTCGAGATAGCCACCCAAACTAATCACGGTCGCAATGACATTGATGTTCTTAACAGGATTGCCCTTGCTGATCGCCTGGGCACCTACTATTTTTCCGGTCGGATACTGATAAAGTAATTTAAAGTGCATGGGTGCTGCATCTGGCATCAACCCAACACGGTCGTTTGGGATAACCAAGGCAACACGATAATCGATACCAGCCTTTTGGCAGTCTTTTTCATTTAGCCCTGTACTAGCCGCATTCAGACCAAAGACCCGGATGCAAGAAGAACCAATCACGCCTCGATTGCGATTTTGTTTGCCCGAAATCGCATCTGCCACGTTTCGTGCTTGTTTTTGGGCAGGCCCCGCAAGAGGTAGTCTTGTCTTTTGACCTGTAATCTGATGCACAACTTCAATAGCATCACCCACAGCATAAACATCTGGTAAGTTTGTTTGGTAGCGGTAGTCTACTTCAATCGCCCCTGTCTCCCCTAATTTTATGCCTGACTTGACTGCAAAATCAACATCTGGGCTGACACCGATAGCTACGATAACTGCTTGAGCGGGCAATCGTTTTCCACTCAGTAACACAACTTCCTTCTCTGTAATCTCGACAACACTATCCTCTAAGATTAGTTGCACACCATTGTCATAGAGTTCCTTATGCAGCATCTGAACCATATCATCATCAAACGGAGTCATGATTTGAGCACTAGCTTCAACAAGGCTTACCTCTTTGCCAGAATGGCGCAAACATTCTGCTACCTCGACACCAATAAATCCGCCACCAATCACAACGATTTGCTCTGCTTTTGAATGCTTTAAATGCTGATCAATGTTGCGAACATCTGACACATTCTTCAATGCGAAAACATGAGGAGCATCGATCCCCTTTATACTAGAGGGACGAATTGCCCTTGCCCCAGGTGACAAAATTAGGGCATCATACCAATCTTGAAACTCTTCGCCAGTCTCAAGATTTTTTACGGTAACCTTATGTTCATCTGCAAGAATCTCTATCACTTCATGACGAACTTTGGCATCCAGATTATAGGTTTTCTTAAAACTCTCAGTATCATAAAAAACTAAATCCTCTACATTTTCGACTTCTCCGCTGAAATAGTTCGGCAAGCAACAGTTAGAAAAGGAAATATCGTAACCCTTATCGTAAATCTGAATCTGGCTTCTTTCATCAATTCTACGAAGACGAGCTGCTACAGAGGCACCGCCTGCAACACCACCTACAACTATATATTTCTTAGTCATCGCGACCTCCTTTGTGATTTTTCTCTCAAGCACATTCTAACATTCAATTGATTGTTTGTCAACGATTTCAAAATAAAAGAATGGACTTCTTTCCATTCTTCTAAAATTTACTCACCTACTGACCTAGTTGTCCAGGCAAGACCAACTTTTCCTTATAAGGAAAGGTTTTATCAAATTCTTCCAAGACTGATTGATCCACCGTGTAGCCCGGCGGATCAGTAAACCACCAGTCCCGGCCGGCCAGGGCTTCTGGTCGGAACAATTTGACCAAGAAATAATCAGCTTCTGGGTCCGCTTGATAGCGAATGCCGACCTCCTTCCCCTTAAAAAAACCAAATCGACTGTAGTAATCAGGAAAGCCTGTAATAGCCACCAAAACCGCTCCGCTATTTTCCGCCAAAGCCAGCGAATGCTCCAAAAGTGCCTGACCGTAACCGCGGCCTTGCTGGTCTGGCGAGATGCTAAAGGGACCAAAGGGTCAGACTGGGCAGGCAAGCGCCGTCCGCTGTGATCTCCGACGTAATATAGAGGATATGCCCCACCAACTGACCGTCGGCTTCCGACACAAGATTGAGGTCTTTTATCACATGGTCTTGTCCGCGTAATTGATGCAGGACCAAATGCTCAGTCGCACTCAGATAACAGCCCTTCAGTTTACTTTTAGTACAAGGCAACGAGTTGCAGACAGTACTGGAGTACGGCAAAACGAGTTAACGATGTAATAAAAGATAAACTGACGGACGAAAGACATTCCAAAGGCGTCACGTGTTTGCTCCTCCACCGCACGCTGATCCTTTTCTTCTTCTCTTCTAACGATAAGTGACATTTTTTGCTCCATGTAAATCAAAAGTAGCCTAGGAAACGAAGGCGACGATAGAACTCTGTTACTGCCTTATTTCAAGGTAACAGGCTGAAAAACTCCACTGGAGTTTTTCAGTCATCAAGCCAAGTTGACAACGGATAATTTTGATTTTCGCAGAGGACTATCTCCTCACTGATTGACCTATTCTAAAATAGGTGTGCCGTTTGCCTCTGACCGCCAAGGACAGAGCCAAGATATTTTCAGGGTCGGGCATACGACCGTAGCCCCCGTCTCCGATATGGTGGATGTCCGATCCCACCCGTTTGTTGCTGAGTCCAAACTCCCGCACCGTCTGGCTGTCCGCACTCTCCTGACTGGTCCCAATAGTCGAAATAACCAGACCACCACGCGCCTTGACCTGACTGACGATCGGTGCCACTATTTCCTCCCGCACGCCCGGCACCGTGCCGACCGCAGGAATGAGGACACCGTCTGCCCCCAAGTCCACAAAATCCAGCAGGGCTTGGCTATCCACGACCGACTCTCCCAGACCTGCACCGTGCATTTTCCCCGCAAAGATGAGGCCCTTAAAGTGTTCTTTGGCAAGGCCAATGGCAGAGCGGATTGCAGCCATGGACACACCCGTAGCAGGATTGCCTGTCAGCATGATAAAGTCAACGCCAAGGGCTTGGGCCTGTCCCAGACTTTCTGGACTGACCTGACGACCCGGTTTGAGAAAGACCTGCTGGTCTTGGACCTCTTGACTGCTATCCACAGGCTCCAAGTTAATCCCGACCAATCGACCTGTCAACCGCTTGATTTCCGCAATAGGATTGTCGCAGTCGTAAAAACCAACAATCTCCGGATGAAAGACATCCAATTCGTTGAGCACCAAGAGGTCACAACCAAAGGCAGCCATCATCTCCGCATTGGTCACCCCGGCAATCAAGGGAGCCGCTGTGACCACCGTTTCTCCCATGATAATCCGACCTTCACTGGATAAAATGGACTGCTTGAGCTCCTCCTTGGTCGCTCCCAGCAAGTCACTGGCATAACAAGACAACAAGCGTTTCATAAGAACCTCCAAATCGAAATTAGTTTGTAATCGCTTTCTGTTTCTGTAAAAAGAAAAGAGATTATCTCTCTTCTTTATTGATAGATAGGATAGCTAGCACCCCTGTTCCTGTATGGGTGGCAATGATAGGGCCCAACTCAGTCAAAAGAACCTCGCTGACACGGCCATCTTCCAACAAGGTTGTCTTCATCGCTTCAGCCGCCTCAATATCACCTGTATAGGCCACCATAACCGTAGAATGATCCAAATTATCCAAGGTCAGGTTCAACATTTCCTTGATTCCTTTTTTGCGACCACGGATTTTGGCAATCGCTTCTAACCTTCCTTCCGCATTGAGCGCAAGGAGGGGCTTGATATTGACCAGACCACCAATGAGAGCTGCTGCTTTAGATAAGCGACCACCACGCACCAGGTGGTTAAGGTCATCGACCAAGAGATAGGTCCGCAAGCGTGGCACCAATTCCTCAATCAGCGCCTTGGTTTCTGCCAAAGTCTTACCCGCAGCACGCGCTTGAGCCGCCTGCATGACCAAGTAGCCTTCCCCGATAGAAGCCGCCTTGGTATCGACAATCTCGATATGGGCTTGTGGATAGTTATCCAAGACCATATCACGTGCAATAGTCCCACTCTGATAGGTCCCTGAAAGAGCCGATGAAAAGGCTAGGTAGAGTACATCTTGACCTTCCTTGGCTGCCGCTTCAAAAACTTCTTCAAACTGACCAACATTGACCTGAC is a genomic window of Streptococcus sp. 29896 containing:
- a CDS encoding FAD-dependent oxidoreductase, whose amino-acid sequence is MTKKYIVVGGVAGGASVAARLRRIDERSQIQIYDKGYDISFSNCCLPNYFSGEVENVEDLVFYDTESFKKTYNLDAKVRHEVIEILADEHKVTVKNLETGEEFQDWYDALILSPGARAIRPSSIKGIDAPHVFALKNVSDVRNIDQHLKHSKAEQIVVIGGGFIGVEVAECLRHSGKEVSLVEASAQIMTPFDDDMVQMLHKELYDNGVQLILEDSVVEITEKEVVLLSGKRLPAQAVIVAIGVSPDVDFAVKSGIKLGETGAIEVDYRYQTNLPDVYAVGDAIEVVHQITGQKTRLPLAGPAQKQARNVADAISGKQNRNRGVIGSSCIRVFGLNAASTGLNEKDCQKAGIDYRVALVIPNDRVGLMPDAAPMHFKLLYQYPTGKIVGAQAISKGNPVKNINVIATVISLGGYLEDLKDLELCYAPAFSTAKDVVNFAGIVGLNYLNGDYKQVPVTSVRQLVDEGAFILDVRGREAFNKSHVIGAINIPLDEIRERVDEIPKDRPVYIHCRTSWNSYYAIRALKGYGFENIINIQGSFLALSYYEYFRDMTTNRTPIVTGYNFD
- a CDS encoding haloacid dehalogenase-like hydrolase, with the protein product MKRLLSCYASDLLGATKEELKQSILSSEGRIIMGETVVTAAPLIAGVTNAEMMAAFGCDLLVLNELDVFHPEIVGFYDCDNPIAEIKRLTGRLVGINLEPVDSSQEVQDQQVFLKPGRQVSPESLGQAQALGVDFIMLTGNPATGVSMAAIRSAIGLAKEHFKGLIFAGKMHGAGLGESVVDSQALLDFVDLGADGVLIPAVGTVPGVREEIVAPIVSQVKARGGLVISTIGTSQESADSQTVREFGLSNKRVGSDIHHIGDGGYGRMPDPENILALSLAVRGKRHTYFRIGQSVRR
- a CDS encoding DegV family protein; the protein is MTFTIVTDSTSDLPTSWVQENDVTVLGLTINLDGVTYETVGENRLTSADLLEKMATGGLPTTSQVNVGQFEEVFEAAAKEGQDVLYLAFSSALSGTYQSGTIARDMVLDNYPQAHIEIVDTKAASIGEGYLVMQAAQARAAGKTLAETKALIEELVPRLRTYLLVDDLNHLVRGGRLSKAAALIGGLVNIKPLLALNAEGRLEAIAKIRGRKKGIKEMLNLTLDNLDHSTVMVAYTGDIEAAEAMKTTLLEDGRVSEVLLTELGPIIATHTGTGVLAILSINKEER